CTATATCGTCGACCAGACCGCCGTCGTCGTATCCGTCGTGCTGATCTCGACCTGGGCGGGGTTCGAGGCGTCCCTTCTGGTGAGCTCCGCCGAACCGCTTGGCGTGAAACTGGGCTCTTCGGCGCTGTTTCTGGGATCGTTCCCCTATCACGCCGTGACGTTTTTCGGCCTCTTCCTCGCCGGACTCACCGCCTGGTCCGGCCGCTGGATAGGCGCCCGTCTCGACGACGGTTCGTCGGCGTCTTCCGCGCATGCCTCGATTCAGCCGAAAGAGGAAACACATCTCCGGCACCTTCTCGTTCCGCTCGGAAGTCTCGTTCTCCTCGCGATTCTCGGATTGCTCGGCTTCACGCTCAGAAACGTTCTCAACTCCTGGAACGAGGGACTGACGCTGATCAGCGTGTTTTCTGACCTTCCGACGGTCGATATCCTGAACGCAGCCGTCATGATTTCTATTTTGTCCGCTATCGTTCTCTTCCGCCGCGACAGCGTCCTTGATTGGACCGATATTCGCCGGGGGATGTTCAAGGGTGTGAAGTCGATGGTTTCGACCGGGCTCGTCATTCTCCTCGCAAAAGGGCTTTCCGCCGTATCGACGGATCTCGGGACCGGCGTCTGGCTCACATCGCTCCTCGGAGACAAACTGTCACCCGCGATGGTTCCGGTCGCGACGATGTTCGTATCTTTCCTGATCACCGTTGCCACGGGCTTCAGCTGGAGTTCGATGGCGATCGTGATGCCGATCGGCTTCCAGATGGCGATGTCGACGGGCGGGAAAAGCTTCATTCCGCTCGTCGCCGGCGCCGTGATCTCAGGTTCGATCGCCGGCGGTTTGATGATTCCCTATTCCGACACGACCGTCATCACCGCCGCGGGTTTTGGTATTTCACCCCTCTACCACGCGAAGACGCAGGCGTTGCAGATTCTTCCGCTCGTTCCGGTTGCTGCGCTTTCCCTCTGGCTGATCGGTTCCGGTTGGGGAATCCTTGCGTCATACATTCTTCCCGGCCTGTTTCTTGTCGCCATACACGCGTTCTTT
This genomic stretch from Candidatus Ozemobacteraceae bacterium harbors:
- a CDS encoding Na+/H+ antiporter NhaC family protein translates to MTIDFGILSLIPAVVTILAAVMTHRVALALFLGIVAGAFTIKHAAIGAGFSACLQYLKLSFTDVERLKIAFFIVLVGGLLEIISRSGAYERFSEAISVKLDSARKTRVATFLLSLCVFFDDYANVLICGASMRTMCPKHRISPALLAYIVDQTAVVVSVVLISTWAGFEASLLVSSAEPLGVKLGSSALFLGSFPYHAVTFFGLFLAGLTAWSGRWIGARLDDGSSASSAHASIQPKEETHLRHLLVPLGSLVLLAILGLLGFTLRNVLNSWNEGLTLISVFSDLPTVDILNAAVMISILSAIVLFRRDSVLDWTDIRRGMFKGVKSMVSTGLVILLAKGLSAVSTDLGTGVWLTSLLGDKLSPAMVPVATMFVSFLITVATGFSWSSMAIVMPIGFQMAMSTGGKSFIPLVAGAVISGSIAGGLMIPYSDTTVITAAGFGISPLYHAKTQALQILPLVPVAALSLWLIGSGWGILASYILPGLFLVAIHAFFSRPAA